A stretch of the Paenibacillus dendritiformis genome encodes the following:
- the spoIIIAB gene encoding stage III sporulation protein SpoIIIAB: protein MFKLLGSALLIAAAASIGWLKAASYAARPKQLRLLNHALQRLETAIMYGHTPLAAAFAEISRQLPPPLRAVFADAAQAMDAADAVPLTAREAWQLSWERHRGNAALANEDLRILLELGYSLGISDRDDQRKHIRHAIKQLEQEEFVAREEYQRYGTMCRSLGVLSGLLAVILMY, encoded by the coding sequence ATGTTCAAGCTCCTCGGATCGGCACTCCTGATCGCCGCCGCAGCCAGCATCGGCTGGCTCAAGGCCGCTTCCTACGCAGCGCGGCCGAAGCAGCTCCGCCTGCTCAACCATGCGCTTCAACGGCTTGAGACGGCCATCATGTACGGCCATACGCCGCTTGCGGCGGCCTTCGCCGAGATTAGCCGTCAGCTGCCGCCTCCGCTGCGCGCGGTCTTCGCCGATGCGGCGCAAGCGATGGACGCCGCGGATGCGGTCCCGCTCACCGCCCGCGAAGCGTGGCAGCTGTCTTGGGAGCGGCATCGCGGGAATGCGGCGCTGGCGAACGAAGACCTGCGCATTCTGCTTGAATTGGGCTACAGCCTCGGCATCAGCGATCGCGACGATCAGCGCAAGCATATCCGCCATGCGATCAAGCAGCTGGAGCAGGAAGAATTCGTGGCCCGCGAGGAATACCAGCGGTATGGCACGATGTGCCGCAGTCTCGGCGTATTGAGCGGCTTGTTGGCCGTTATCTTGATGTATTGA
- the spoIIIAC gene encoding stage III sporulation protein AC, whose product MNVDVSAIFQIAGIGIIVAMIHTVLKQMGKEDMAHWVTVIGFVVVLFMVVRLLDHLFQEIRTIFLFQ is encoded by the coding sequence ATGAATGTGGATGTCAGCGCCATTTTCCAAATCGCCGGGATCGGCATTATCGTGGCCATGATACATACCGTGCTCAAGCAAATGGGCAAGGAGGACATGGCGCACTGGGTGACGGTCATCGGCTTCGTCGTTGTCCTGTTCATGGTCGTCCGTCTGCTGGATCATCTCTTTCAAGAGATTCGGACCATCTTTTTGTTCCAATGA
- the spoIIIAD gene encoding stage III sporulation protein AD encodes MEIIQVVGLGLIAAILVLVVKEQKPMFAFLISAVTGVIIFIFLIGKIDIVIHVLEDLADRSGIQPVYLKTILKIIGIAYIAEFGAQVVRDAGQEGIASKIELGGKVLIMVLAVPIISVIIETVMRLLPT; translated from the coding sequence GTGGAAATCATACAGGTGGTCGGTCTCGGCTTGATTGCCGCCATCCTTGTGCTGGTGGTCAAAGAACAGAAGCCGATGTTCGCCTTTCTGATCTCGGCCGTGACCGGAGTTATTATTTTCATATTTCTTATCGGCAAAATCGATATCGTCATTCACGTGCTGGAGGATCTGGCGGATCGATCCGGGATTCAGCCGGTCTACCTGAAGACGATTCTGAAGATTATCGGAATCGCTTATATAGCCGAATTCGGCGCCCAGGTGGTGAGGGACGCCGGCCAGGAGGGCATCGCCTCGAAGATAGAGCTGGGGGGCAAGGTGCTCATCATGGTGCTGGCGGTTCCGATCATTAGCGTCATTATCGAGACCGTAATGAGATTGCTGCCAACATAA